Proteins encoded together in one Hylaeus volcanicus isolate JK05 chromosome 3, UHH_iyHylVolc1.0_haploid, whole genome shotgun sequence window:
- the LOC128874203 gene encoding SH2B adapter protein 1 isoform X1 — translation MSSYTITAATPTTSTISTITTTGTTAAAAAVTATTTATSATTTAPAVAVSPEAAPGWIEFCERHARASASDFAKAFCTYVSLNLPESARSNLSHRDFLRKFVESFCEHFESEYLRRTVRSPSLYNTRHIANDRDINVISQNNNAPIRASSHEEFSDYFEHDGDAISPKPAHKPFFRRLSFKGLKKGKGFFHKQQSDEVELSHSEHRRDKHSKTKLSKIVVECRKEGIVNSLMGENIDGTQKWEKSRLALIKAIGGYMLEFYSPPKAVKPRSGVFCSAITEARETTALEMPDHENTFVLKTQNMEFVIEAHDSKDMRSWLATIKYCMRTVQQSSMNPSSGADATGDSIGHGLLAIGSDGDRLRANSASKGTRSAMQEHGDEAPGNPPEIPPRLRTRSNSNLELCSSQQDIEQMATNDGEMDLSTSLREYPWFHGTLPRSDAAQLVLHSAANGHGVFLVRQSETRKGEFVLTFNFQGRAKHLRMTLNDQGHCRVQHLCFPAIYDMLEHFRQNAIPLESGGTADVTLTEFVVANRATRSNHHNVTGTNQQQLQERRPPAAPEPREVHTYGGSIRTRVESLERLEQQNNIVEQQSSSSSSGRAIQNTYSFL, via the exons ATGAGTTCTTATACTATAACCGCGGCGACACCGACAACAAGCACAATATCAACCATAACAACAACGGGGACGACGGCAGCGGCAGCAGCGGTTACAGCGACGACGACGGCTACGTCGGCAACAACAACGGCGCCGGCGGTTGCCGTGTCGCCCGAAGCTGCACCTGGTTGGATAGAATTCTGTGAGAGACACGCCCGCGCTTCAGCTTCTGATTTCGCCAAGGCTTTCTGTACCTATGTCAGTTTAAACCTACCCGAAAGCGCCAGATCCAATCTCTCTCACCGtgactttttaagaaaattcgtCGAGAGCTTCTGCGAACACTTCGAGAGCGAATACCTCCGTCGCACAGTCAG GTCCCCATCCTTGTACAACACAAGGCACATTGCTAACGATAGAGACATCAATGTCATAAgtcaaaataataatgcaCCCATTCGTGCTTCATCACATGAAGAATTCAGTGATTACTTTGAACACGATGGAGATGCTATATCTCCGAAGCCTGCTCACAAACCCTTCTTCCGTCGTCTGTCTTTTAAAGGACTTAAAAAGGGTAAAGGTTTCTTTCATAAACAACAAAGCGACGAGGTGGAATTATCTCATAGCGAGCATCGTAGGGATAAACATTCGAAAACTAAGCTTTCAAAGATTGTGGTCGAATGTAGAAAAGAAGGTATCGTTAACTCCTTAATGGGAGAGAATATCGATGGTACGCAGAAATGGGAGAAGTCTAGACTTGCCTTGATAAAAGCGATTGGTGGATATATGTTAGAATTCTATTCTCCTCCGAAAGCGGTGAAACCGCGTAGCGGTGTATTCTGTTCTGCGATAACCGAAGCTAGAGAAACAACTGCTCTGGAGATGCCAGATCATGAAAATACGTTTGTATTGAAGACACAGAATATGGAATTTGTAATAGAAGCTCATGACTCAAAGGACATGAGGTCGTGGCTAGCcactattaaatattgtatgcGCACAGTACAACAGAGTTCCATGAATCCAAGTTCTGGAGCAGATGCTACAGGAGATTCTATAGGGCATGGTTTGTTAGCTATTGGAAGCGACGGAGATCGATTGAGGGCAAATTCTGCGAGTAAGGGTACTCGATCGGCGATGCAAGAACACGGAGACGAGGCACCCGGTAATCCACCAGAAATACCTCCGAGACTTCGTACAAGAAGTAACAGTAATTTGGAGCTATGTTCGTCGCAGCAAGATAtcgaacaaa TGGCTACTAACGACGGTGAAATGGATTTATCGACCAGCTTAAGAGAGTATCCATGGTTCCATGGAACTCTTCCTAGGTCGGATGCAGCGCAGCTTGTCTTGCATAGTGCCGCTAATGGTCATGGAGTATTTCTCGTTCGTCAAAGTGAAACCAGAAAAGGAGAATTTGTattaactttcaattttcaaggCAGGGCAAAg CATTTACGCATGACATTAAATGATCAGGGTCACTGTCGAGTTCAGCATCTTTGCTTTCCTGCCATATATGATATGCTTGAACATTTTCGTCAAAATGCCATACCTCTTGAATCCGGTGGAACTGCAGATGTAACCTTGACAGAGTTTGTCGTGGCAAATCGTGCTACACGGTCAAATCATCACAACGTAACGGGAACAAACCAACAACAGTTACAAGAAAGAAGACCTCCAGCAGCCCCGGAGCCCAGAGAA GTGCACACATATGGAGGTTCTATAAGAACACGTGTAGAATCACTGGAAAGACTGGAGCAACAAAACAACATTGTGGAACAACAAAGTTCATCATCATCTAGTGGTAGAGCTATTCAAAACACTTACAGCTTTCTTTGA
- the LOC128874202 gene encoding caprin homolog translates to MPSANPKLEKQASTETVDPIRQAIIVVEHKIRNLEKRKVKLESYRDLQKNGRELNADQKTAVAKYDEVLQTLDITRELYKQIVGIAHDAVKQQKKLARKEAIERMQQDIAKVREVLLIQDALMNMGSECVREDFLAGKNGAVKLSEEELKYLDSLYNEVMMKHNRDEGEPTFLQQVQKIAEHYVAIIEGKQREVVGTTYNKLKEIISSINQCGYFDQVHETEAATEEVTEVVTETQVSATPIQEQVNEEYNSSDRHIPPESMIPIPNFPVQVTPIPVVSGTTAVSGPIPVVAQPIPPHPAAPVETSYYTNATGFVPQPQPQQTQQSQTQPQPPQAPRINDVIGTPNFFFLQESELDSPDVASQAPIVSHIPAAVNAPIPSQTFTNQNFANAPVVAQQVIYQHQPPQDMSHIPGFANPNPPPPIPMPPSHQQPNIQYSPQHPANFQQQPQQTPSPQTQNFEHQQENQQQPAEEKAEEIQEETAPPEPELEQPNETVDWCKMTESNDWNQPEPSQPSTQDSQPTQQAWGDQQRSGYRGRGGRRSGSNGYNGRGRGGGYQQNGRGGQGTYYRNDSNYQNGYQQRSWGNNDGNSGYNSGYKRGGGLLRGGGPRGGRGQFRGQRGGNRGSYATRGKPHTQQ, encoded by the exons ATGCCTTCTGCCAACCCTAAACTAGAGAAACAGGCCTCTACGGAGACCGTAGATCCCATACGCCAAGCGATCATCGTTGTCGAACATAAGATACGGAATCTCGAAAAGCGTAAG GTGAAATTAGAGTCCTACAGGGATCTGCAGAAAAATGGTAGGGAACTAAATGCAGATCAGAAAACAGCGGTGGCCAAGTATGACGAAGTTTTACAAACATTGGACATTACACGGGAATTATACAAACAAATTGTTGGGATTGCACACGATGCGGTCAAGCAACAGAAAAAATTGGCGAGAAAGGAAGCTATTGAGAGAATGCAACAGGATATtgcaaaa GTGAGGGAAGTTCTTCTTATTCAGGATGCCCTCATGAATATGGGATCAGAGTGTGTTAGAGAAGATTTCCTTGCTGGAAAAAATGGTGCTGTGAAATTATCAGAAGAGGAATTAAAGTACTTGGATAGTCTATATAATGAAGTTATGATGAAGCATAATCGAGATGAAGGAGAACCAACATTTCTCCAGCAAGTACAAAAAATAGCAGAACATTATGTGGCCATTatcgaaggaaaacaaagagaaGTTGTTGGTACAacttacaataaattaaaagaaattatctcTTCCATTAACCAGTGTGGCTACTTTGATCAAGTTCATGAAACTGAAGCTGCAACAGAGGAA GTTACAGAAGTAGTCACAGAGACACAAGTATCCGCAACTCCTATACAAGAACAAGTCAATGAAGAATACAATAGTAGCGACAGACACATTCCACCCGAGTCTATGATTCCTATTCCTAATTTTCCAGTACAAGTTACTCCTATTCCTGTTGTTTCTGGCACTACTGCGGTTTCGGGTCCTATTCCCGTAGTGGCGCAACCCATTCCACCGCATCCAGCTGCACCAGTCGAAACATCTTACTACACAAACGCTACAGGATTCGTTCCTCAACCACAGCCACAACAAACACAGCAATCTCAAACTCAGCCACAGCCACCACAGGCTCCTAGAATTAACGATGTTATAGGTACaccgaatttcttttttctgcaAGAATCTGAGCTCGATTCACCCGATGTCGCATCACAGGCACCCATTGTTTCACACATTCCTGCTGCTGTAAATGCACCTATTCCCTCGCAAACATTTACAAATCAAAACTTTGCAAATGCACCAGTAGTAGCACAACAGGTGATATATCAACATCAACCACCACAGGATATGTCCCACATTCCCGGATTCGCTAATCCTAATCCACCTCCGCCTATTCCAATGCCACCCTCTCATCAACAAccaaatatacaatatagtCCACAGCATCCTGCAAACTTTCAACAACAACCACAACAAACTCCTTCGCCACAGACGCAGAATTTTGAACATCAACAAGAGAATCAGCAGCAACCTGCAgag GAAAAAGCTGAAGAAATTCAAGAAGAAACGGCGCCACCTGAACCAGAATTGGAACAACCAAATGAAACTGTGGATTGGTGTAAGATGACCGAATCCAACGACTGGAATCAACCGGAACCATCGCAGCCGTCTACTCAAGATTCACAACCGACTCAACAGGCTTGGGGCGATCAACAACGTAGTGGATACAGGGGTAGAGGTGGGAGAAGAAGCGGTTCCAATGGATACAATGGAAGGGGTAGGGGCGGTGGTTATCAACAAAATGGACGTGGCGGGCAag ggaCATATTATCGTAATGACAGTAATTATCAAAATGGCTATCAACAACGTTCTTGGGGAAATAACGACGGAAACAGTGGTTACAACTCCGGCTATAAGAGGGGTGGTGGTTTACTGAGAGGCGGAGGCCCCCGAGGTGGCCGAGGACAGTTTCGTGGCCAAAGGGGAGGAAACCGCGGGAGTTATGCAACTCGTGGTAAACCTCACACGCAACAGTAA
- the LOC128874204 gene encoding POC1 centriolar protein homolog A, which yields MIETACDPTIERHFKGHDNVITSLCFHPETTQLISSSLDKTIILWNLKESVRAYRFLGHKDAINDVTYAPSGEVIASVSRDRSVRIWVPKVTGQCLEFKAHSGAIRSIDFSPDGEKVLTASDDKSIKLWMVCERKFLMSFISHTSWVRCARFSLDGRFIVSCSDDKTIKLWDVNSGQCVRTFNDVKAYNTYVEFHPSGSVIGSANMAGSIKLYDLRSSSLYQHYATHKGPVNMVKFHPKGNFMLTASTDSTMKVLDLLEGRPIYTLKGHANGTSVTSITFSSNGEFFASGGADRQLLMWKTNFDKDDIARKIPRQLVLSTKKATSTIKDEELHKIGDTFLEEDEEDEEDLIHTKLDNINLQNNRSHCKVPELTGLKDSIEQKIINVKIQRPSEKSCATNISYLSKDSPDQQFSVHSSNVVDALNEQVQSLRDVVTVLEQRLTVLEEELRK from the exons ATGATTGAAACCGCTTGTGATCCTACAATTGAAAGGCATTTTAAAGGTCACGATAATGTTATCACAAGTTTATGCTTTCATCCTGAGACTACTCAGCTTATATCAAGTAGTTTGGATAAGACTATAATATTATGGAATCTTAAGGAGTCTGTAAGGGCTTATAGATTTCTAGGACATAAAGATGCTATTAATGATGTTACCTATGCACCATCAGGGGAAGTTATAGCTAGTGTTTCTAGAGATAGATCTGTCAGAATTTGGGTCCCTAAAGTAACAGGTCAATGTCTAGAATTCAAAGCACATTCAGGGGCTATTAGATCGATAGATTTTAGTCCAGATGGAGAAAAG GTACTTACTGCATCAGACGATAAAAGCATTAAATTATGGATGGTatgtgaaagaaaatttttaatgtctTTTATAAGCCATACAAGTTGGGTGAGGTGTGCTAGATTTTCTTTGGATGGTAGGTTTATAGTCTCTTGTAGCGATgacaaaacaataaaattgtggGATGTTAATAGTGGACAATGTGTCAGAACTTTTAATGATGTAAAAG CTTATAACACATATGTGGAATTTCACCCAAGCGGCTCTGTTATCGGATCTGCAAATATGGCTGgtagtataaaattatacgacctacgttcttcttctttgtaTCAACATTATGCAACTCATAAAGGTCCTGTTAACATGGTAAAATTTCATCCTAAAGGAAATTTTATGTTAACTGCATCTACTGATTCTACAATGAAG GTTTTAGATTTATTAGAGGGTCGTCCAATTTATACGCTTAAGGGACACGCAAATGGTACAAGTGTAACGTCGATAACATTCTCTTCCAATGGAGAGTTTTTTGCTTCTGGCGGAGCAGATCGTCAATTATTAATGTGGAAAACTAATTTTGATAAAGATGATATCGCTCGCAAAATTCCCAGACAATTAGTTTTATCCACTAAAAAAGCTACATCTACCATTAAAGATGaagaattacataaaattggTGATACATTCCTagaagaggacgaagaggacgaagaggac ttgaTACATACAAAActtgataatataaatttacaaaacaatAGAAGTCATTGCAAAGTACCTGAGCTTACAGGTTTGAAAGATAGTAtagaacagaaaataattaatgtaaaaattcagAGGCCTAGCGAGAAAAGTTGTGCTACGAATATATCGTATTTATCCAAAGACTCGCCCGATCAACAATTTTCTGTGCATTCAAGTAATGTAGTGGATGCGCTTAACGAACAAGTACAATCATTACGCGATGTTGTCACAGTTTTAGAACAGCGCTTAACAGTATTAGAAGAAGAATTGAggaaataa
- the LOC128874203 gene encoding SH2B adapter protein 1 isoform X2, with amino-acid sequence MSSYTITAATPTTSTISTITTTGTTAAAAAVTATTTATSATTTAPAVAVSPEAAPGWIEFCERHARASASDFAKAFCTYVSLNLPESARSNLSHRDFLRKFVESFCEHFESEYLRRTVRSPSLYNTRHIANDRDINVISQNNNAPIRASSHEEFSDYFEHDGDAISPKPAHKPFFRRLSFKGLKKGKGFFHKQQSDEVELSHSEHRRDKHSKTKLSKIVVECRKEGIVNSLMGENIDGTQKWEKSRLALIKAIGGYMLEFYSPPKAVKPRSGVFCSAITEARETTALEMPDHENTFVLKTQNMEFVIEAHDSKDMRSWLATIKYCMRTVQQSSMNPSSGADATGDSIGHGLLAIGSDGDRLRANSASKGTRSAMQEHGDEAPGNPPEIPPRLRTRSNSNLELCSSQQDIEQMATNDGEMDLSTSLREYPWFHGTLPRSDAAQLVLHSAANGHGVFLVRQSETRKGEFVLTFNFQGRAKHLRMTLNDQGHCRVQHLCFPAIYDMLEHFRQNAIPLESGGTADVTLTEFVVANRATRSNHHNVTGTNQQQLQERRPPAAPEPREVRVSSGSLTPLE; translated from the exons ATGAGTTCTTATACTATAACCGCGGCGACACCGACAACAAGCACAATATCAACCATAACAACAACGGGGACGACGGCAGCGGCAGCAGCGGTTACAGCGACGACGACGGCTACGTCGGCAACAACAACGGCGCCGGCGGTTGCCGTGTCGCCCGAAGCTGCACCTGGTTGGATAGAATTCTGTGAGAGACACGCCCGCGCTTCAGCTTCTGATTTCGCCAAGGCTTTCTGTACCTATGTCAGTTTAAACCTACCCGAAAGCGCCAGATCCAATCTCTCTCACCGtgactttttaagaaaattcgtCGAGAGCTTCTGCGAACACTTCGAGAGCGAATACCTCCGTCGCACAGTCAG GTCCCCATCCTTGTACAACACAAGGCACATTGCTAACGATAGAGACATCAATGTCATAAgtcaaaataataatgcaCCCATTCGTGCTTCATCACATGAAGAATTCAGTGATTACTTTGAACACGATGGAGATGCTATATCTCCGAAGCCTGCTCACAAACCCTTCTTCCGTCGTCTGTCTTTTAAAGGACTTAAAAAGGGTAAAGGTTTCTTTCATAAACAACAAAGCGACGAGGTGGAATTATCTCATAGCGAGCATCGTAGGGATAAACATTCGAAAACTAAGCTTTCAAAGATTGTGGTCGAATGTAGAAAAGAAGGTATCGTTAACTCCTTAATGGGAGAGAATATCGATGGTACGCAGAAATGGGAGAAGTCTAGACTTGCCTTGATAAAAGCGATTGGTGGATATATGTTAGAATTCTATTCTCCTCCGAAAGCGGTGAAACCGCGTAGCGGTGTATTCTGTTCTGCGATAACCGAAGCTAGAGAAACAACTGCTCTGGAGATGCCAGATCATGAAAATACGTTTGTATTGAAGACACAGAATATGGAATTTGTAATAGAAGCTCATGACTCAAAGGACATGAGGTCGTGGCTAGCcactattaaatattgtatgcGCACAGTACAACAGAGTTCCATGAATCCAAGTTCTGGAGCAGATGCTACAGGAGATTCTATAGGGCATGGTTTGTTAGCTATTGGAAGCGACGGAGATCGATTGAGGGCAAATTCTGCGAGTAAGGGTACTCGATCGGCGATGCAAGAACACGGAGACGAGGCACCCGGTAATCCACCAGAAATACCTCCGAGACTTCGTACAAGAAGTAACAGTAATTTGGAGCTATGTTCGTCGCAGCAAGATAtcgaacaaa TGGCTACTAACGACGGTGAAATGGATTTATCGACCAGCTTAAGAGAGTATCCATGGTTCCATGGAACTCTTCCTAGGTCGGATGCAGCGCAGCTTGTCTTGCATAGTGCCGCTAATGGTCATGGAGTATTTCTCGTTCGTCAAAGTGAAACCAGAAAAGGAGAATTTGTattaactttcaattttcaaggCAGGGCAAAg CATTTACGCATGACATTAAATGATCAGGGTCACTGTCGAGTTCAGCATCTTTGCTTTCCTGCCATATATGATATGCTTGAACATTTTCGTCAAAATGCCATACCTCTTGAATCCGGTGGAACTGCAGATGTAACCTTGACAGAGTTTGTCGTGGCAAATCGTGCTACACGGTCAAATCATCACAACGTAACGGGAACAAACCAACAACAGTTACAAGAAAGAAGACCTCCAGCAGCCCCGGAGCCCAGAGAAGTAAGAGTCAGCAGTGGAAGTCTAACTCCTCTTGAGTGA